From Pedobacter aquae:
GCTAACAACTAACGGAAAAGAAGTTTTTTTAGATGAAATGGCTTTCGCCGATGCTTATCAAGATTATCCGCAAATTTTGGCTCAAACAGCGCAGTTATTATATGCTTGTAAACCTGTAGATTTTAAACTGGGCGAACATAAAAATAAAGCCGTTTTAAGCTCGCATCTGGAACTCGAAGAAGCGTTAAATCTGGATTTTGAAAAGCTAAAAAAGCTTACTTACGAAGGAGCTAAAGAACGTTATAAAGATATTACATCAACTATAGAAACGCGTATCAAAAAAGAGCTAAATCTCATTAAACAGCAGCGTTATGTATCTTATTTCTTAATCAATCATGAGATTATTTCTTTTGCTAATCGACGTGGTTTTTACTACATAGGCAGAGGTAGCGGTGTCAATAGTATTGTAGCTTACTGTTTAAAAATTACCGATGTAGACCCTATCAAGCTCGATTTATATTTTGAGCGTTTCATGAATATGTATCGCAAAACGCCACCCGATTTTGATATCGATTTTTCTTGGCAAGATAGGGATGAAATTATCCAGTTTATATTTGATACCTACGGCACAGAGCATACTTGTTTACAGGCTACGTATACCACTTTTCAGGTTAAATCTGCCATTAGAGAACTAGGAAAAGTTTATGGTTTGCCCCTTGCAGAAATAGAAGAAATTTTGGCTCGATTAGAACTGCCAGATTCCTTGGAACCATTACACAAAGAAATTGTGCGTTTTGCTAAAAAATTGCATGATTTTCCGCGTAATTTAAGTATCCATGCCGGAGGGATTTTAATTTCTGAAAAGCCTATTTATTGTTATACAGCTACTTCACATCCGCCTAAAGGCTTTCCTATCAGTCAGTTTGATATGTATAATGCCGAAGATTTAGGGCTTTATAAATTTGATATTTTAAGTCAGCGAGGTTTAGGGCATATTAAAGATACCATTAGCATAGTGCAAGAAAACAGGGGAGTAGCTATTGATATTCATAATATCCCTCGTTTCATGGAAGATAAGAAGATTATAGCGCACTTAGAATGTGGTAACCTGATGGGCTGTTTTTATGTGGAATCTCCAGCCATGCGGATGTTACTAGCAAAATTAGCTTGTAAAGATTACCTCACTTTAGTAGCTGCTAGTTCTATCATTAGGCCTGGTGTAGCACAATCTGGTATGATGCGAGAATATGTTTTAAGGCATCAAATGCCCGATAATGGGGAGTCTATCGCTCATCCAACCATGTGGAATTTAATGAAAGAAACTTATGGTATCATGGTTTATCAAGAAGATGTTATTAAAGTAGCGCATGAATTTGCAAAACTAGATTTAGCTGAAGCTGATGTTTTACGAAGAGGAATGTCTGGTAAATACCGTTCTAGAAACGAGTTTCAGATGGTAAGAGAAAAATATTTTAACAATTGCCAGCAGTTAGGTTATGAGGCTGGTTTAGCAGCAGAAATATGGCGACAAATAGAGTCTTTTGCTGGTTATTCTTTTGCTAAGGGGCACTCGGCTTCTTTTGCGGTAGAAAGCTACCAAAGTATGTTTTTAAAAGCACACTTTCCTCTAGAATTTATGGTTGGTGTTATCAATAACTCGGGTGGTTTTTACCAAACCGAGTTTTATGTACACGAAGCCCGCAAGGCTGGCGCAACTGTAGAACTGCCGTGTGTAAACCAAAGCCATTACCTTACTCGTATAACGCAAACTACTATTTATTTAGGTTTAAGACATATTGGTAATTTAGAACAGCGTAGCATAGCAATACTTTTACAAGAAAGGCGAAAGGGTAATTATTTAAACCTAGCAGATTTTGTAGAACGTACAGCCATGAGTTTAGAGCAAACCATTATTTTAATAAGAATTGGTGCTTTTAGGTTTACTCAAAAAAGTAAACAGGCCTTGCTTTGGGAAGCACACTTTCTATTAAATAAGCCCTTACAAGCCCCTATACAAGATACTTTGTTTAGACAACCTGTAAATAGCGATTTTAAAATGCCAGCCTTGCATTATGATGAACGTAATGATATGCTTGATGAGCTAGAAATTTTAGGTTTTACCATCCAACCGCCTTTTAAACTGATAGATGAGCCTGATATTCGGGGTATAAAAGCTAAAGATATTCCTCAGTATCTAAACCAAGAAATACAAATTATTGGGCATTTAGTAACTACCAAATACGCCCGTACCAAACATGGTATAGTGATGTATTTTGGAACTTTTTTAGATGAAGAGGGTAACTGGGTAGATACCGTTTTGTTTCCTGATGTTGCTGCTAAATATACGTTTAAGGGGAAAGGTTGTTATCTGCTAAGAGGGAAAGTAACTTGTGAGTTTAACTTTTACACCTTAGAAGTAAACTATATGCGCAAGTTACACTGGTGGAATGCCAGAGATTAATAACAGACTATAGTTTTTTTGTAAGGGTATTGATGCTAGAATTTATAAAAGAAAGTGGTAAAAGGTATAGGAATTTTCAGTTAAAGTTGATAATTTCGGGTACGTACACAGTCAATCATAAATGAATCGTTAATGGCCAATCAATTAAAAATTATTCATGCAAAAGTTATTTTGCCATCTCAGATTTTAGAAGACGCAACGCTTCTGGTATGCGATGGTGTAATAACTGCCATAAGTGATAAAGATATAGATGCGCCTTTAGCAGATGTCCTAGATGCAGAAGGTAACTACTTGTCGCCTGGTTTCATAGATTTACATGTACATGGTGGCGGAGGATACGATTTTATGGATAGGAGTGTAGATGCATTCTTAAAAATAGCAGAAACACATCTGCGATATGGAACAACCGCTATGTTTCCTACTACATTAACCAGCACTACAGAAAAACTTATAGAAACTTTATCCTGCTATGAAGAGGCTCACAAGCTCAACCATAAAGGCGCACAATTTATGGGGATGCACTTAGAAGGGCCCTATTTTGCCATGAGCCAAAGAGGTGCTCAAGACCCAAGGTATATCAGAAACCCAGATCCAAAAGAATATCAAAAAATTTTGGAGACAGCAGGGCATTTGATAAAAAGATGGAGTGCGGCACCAGAACTAGAAGGCGCAATAGCCTTTGCCAAGCAATTAAAGAAATATCATATTTTACCGGCCATTGCACATACCGATGCTATTTATGAAGAAGTTATAGAAGCTTTCCATCATGGCTACACATTGGCAACGCATTTTTATTCGGCTATGTCTGGCGTAACACGTAGAAATGCATATCGCTACGCTGGTGTTATAGAAAGCGGGTATTTGATAGATGATATGGATGTAGAGATTATTGCAGATGGCGCTCATTTGCCTGCTCCATTACTTAAACTGATTTATAAAATTAAAGGACCCTCCAGAACAGCTTTGATTACAGATGCTATGCGAGCTGCCGGTATGCCAGAGGGAGAAACTATTCTTGGAGATGTAGAAGATGGAATTAAAGTAATTGTAGAAGATGGTGTGGCAAAACTTCCGGATAGAAGTGCTTTTGCAGGCAGTGTAGCAACGGCAGATAGATTGGTTAGAACCATGATAAATATAGCCGAAATACCTTTGCTAGATGCTATCACGATGATAACGGCTACACCAGCCAGAATTATGGGAATTCAAAAACAGAAAGGTTCAATTGAAATAGGGAAAGATGCAGATTTAGTGGTTTTTGACGATGAAATCAATATCAAAGCTACCATTGTAAAAGGAACTATTTTATACCAAAAACCTGAATAGCTAAAGTGAAATTTAAGAATAACATATTGAAAACACTTGTTTTAGAAAACAGAGAGGAACTAGGGAAGACTGCTGCTATAGCTGCGGCGACTTGTATTCAGCAATTATTGCAAACCAAAGATTATGTCAATCTAATTTTTGCTGCTGCGCCATCGCAAAACGAGTTTCTATCTAATTTATTAAAGCTATCTATTGATTGGGGAAGAATAAATGCTTTCCACATGGATGAATATGTGGGTTTGTTAGAAGATGCTCCACAAGGTTTTGGTAACTTTTTAAGAAGAAATATTTTTGATCAAGTTCATTTTAAAAGTGTTCACTTCATCAATGGTCAAGCAGTTTCTGCTCAAGAAGAGTGCGCTAGGTATACAAAGCTTCTTCAACAATTTCCGCCAGATATGGTATTAATGGGAATAGGAGAGAATACACATATTGCTTTTAACGACCCTCATGTTGCTGATTTTCAGGATAAGGAAATTGTTAAAGTTGTTGATTTAGATAGCGCTTGTAGGCAACAACAAGTTAATGATGGGTGTTTTTCTAGTTTAGTTGAAGTACCTCTTTATGCTATCACATTAACAGTTCCAATTTTGGTGTCAGCACCTCATATTTTTTGCATGGTACCGGGTGAAAAAAAATCAGAGGCTGTTTTACATACGCTCAAAAGTGAAATTTCTGAGAAATATCCATCAACAATTCTGAGAAATCATCCTAATGTGAATTTGTTTTTAGATAAAGATAGCGCCAAACTGCTTTAATAGTTGTCTGATTAACTTTCTTTTGATAAAAACCAATTAAACTTTAGTTTAGTTTAAAGAAACCAAAAAATTAAATGGATAAAGATTCTGAAAAAGAGCTGGTAGGCGTAAAAGAAATAGCTAGAAGAGCAAATGTTTCTATAGCAACGGTTGATAGGGTTTTGCATCATAGATCTGGCGTATCAGAAAAAACAAAAGCAAAAATCCAAGCTATTATAGAAGAGCTTGATTATAAGCCTAATATTCTTGCTCGTAGGTTAGCCTCAAAGAAAGTTCTTCATTTAGCCGTTTTAATTCCTCTGGTATCTCAAGAAACAGATTATTGGAATGCACCTTTGATGGGCATTGCACAAGCTGAAGAAGAGATTGCTTCTTATGGTGTTAAAATTCATAAATACTTTTTCGATTTAAATGATAGGAGTTCTTTTGTTGAGCAAGCTGATTTAATTGCAGATAGTCAATGCGACGGTGTTTTGCTAGCACCTATGTTTATAGAAGAATCAAAAAGTTTTATTCAAAACTGTATTGCAAAAGGTATTCCTTATGTGCTTATCAATTCTGATATTCCAGAGCAAAATAGCTTGTGTTATATAGGACCTAATTTATATGCAAGTGGGTATTTAGCAGCTCATCTTTCTGGTTTTTTGGTGACAGAAACAGATCAAATTTTAATTGTAAATATCTCTAAAGAAATAGATAATCATCACCACTTATTAAGAAAAGAAGAAGGTTTTAGAGAGTATTTTTCGGTTAATAACAAAGCTAACGATATTTTTAAAATAGATATCAGGCAAACTGCCTATGAATCTGTAAAATCAAGTATGCAAAAAGCGCTAGACAATAAAAACATTAAGCTAATTTTTGTTACCAATTCCAGAGTGTCTTCTGTAGCTAGGTTTTTAGAGGATACAAATATCAATGGCATAAAAGTAATCGGTTTTGATTTCTTAAAAGACAATATAGAGTTTCTGAAAAAAGGCACTATAGACTTTTTGATTTGCCAAAAACCTATTGAACAAGGTTATAAAGGCATCATGACATTGTATAATCACTTGGTTTTTTCTCAAGAGGTAGAAAAAGTATATCATATGCCCATAGATATCATCACTAAAGAGAACTATCTTTATTATAGAAATTAAAATGATGGTTCTTAGTTATTTGGGTTA
This genomic window contains:
- a CDS encoding LacI family DNA-binding transcriptional regulator — its product is MDKDSEKELVGVKEIARRANVSIATVDRVLHHRSGVSEKTKAKIQAIIEELDYKPNILARRLASKKVLHLAVLIPLVSQETDYWNAPLMGIAQAEEEIASYGVKIHKYFFDLNDRSSFVEQADLIADSQCDGVLLAPMFIEESKSFIQNCIAKGIPYVLINSDIPEQNSLCYIGPNLYASGYLAAHLSGFLVTETDQILIVNISKEIDNHHHLLRKEEGFREYFSVNNKANDIFKIDIRQTAYESVKSSMQKALDNKNIKLIFVTNSRVSSVARFLEDTNINGIKVIGFDFLKDNIEFLKKGTIDFLICQKPIEQGYKGIMTLYNHLVFSQEVEKVYHMPIDIITKENYLYYRN
- the nagA gene encoding N-acetylglucosamine-6-phosphate deacetylase — protein: MANQLKIIHAKVILPSQILEDATLLVCDGVITAISDKDIDAPLADVLDAEGNYLSPGFIDLHVHGGGGYDFMDRSVDAFLKIAETHLRYGTTAMFPTTLTSTTEKLIETLSCYEEAHKLNHKGAQFMGMHLEGPYFAMSQRGAQDPRYIRNPDPKEYQKILETAGHLIKRWSAAPELEGAIAFAKQLKKYHILPAIAHTDAIYEEVIEAFHHGYTLATHFYSAMSGVTRRNAYRYAGVIESGYLIDDMDVEIIADGAHLPAPLLKLIYKIKGPSRTALITDAMRAAGMPEGETILGDVEDGIKVIVEDGVAKLPDRSAFAGSVATADRLVRTMINIAEIPLLDAITMITATPARIMGIQKQKGSIEIGKDADLVVFDDEINIKATIVKGTILYQKPE
- a CDS encoding glucosamine-6-phosphate deaminase: MKTLVLENREELGKTAAIAAATCIQQLLQTKDYVNLIFAAAPSQNEFLSNLLKLSIDWGRINAFHMDEYVGLLEDAPQGFGNFLRRNIFDQVHFKSVHFINGQAVSAQEECARYTKLLQQFPPDMVLMGIGENTHIAFNDPHVADFQDKEIVKVVDLDSACRQQQVNDGCFSSLVEVPLYAITLTVPILVSAPHIFCMVPGEKKSEAVLHTLKSEISEKYPSTILRNHPNVNLFLDKDSAKLL
- a CDS encoding DNA polymerase III subunit alpha, with the translated sequence MYLHCQTYFSFLYGTIKPQDLVQQARSIGLERLVVADINNTSAVIESVRVAGSLDIIPGIDFRNGVKQQFIGIAKNEKGFEELNRLLSSYLKEKSIIPERCPYLKNSFVVYPFHPDKVFTVLQNHEFIGVKPADLRYIHLPRYHKYRHKMVLLHTVCFNHPQDWKLHKLLRCIDENTIFSKAPELTTNGKEVFLDEMAFADAYQDYPQILAQTAQLLYACKPVDFKLGEHKNKAVLSSHLELEEALNLDFEKLKKLTYEGAKERYKDITSTIETRIKKELNLIKQQRYVSYFLINHEIISFANRRGFYYIGRGSGVNSIVAYCLKITDVDPIKLDLYFERFMNMYRKTPPDFDIDFSWQDRDEIIQFIFDTYGTEHTCLQATYTTFQVKSAIRELGKVYGLPLAEIEEILARLELPDSLEPLHKEIVRFAKKLHDFPRNLSIHAGGILISEKPIYCYTATSHPPKGFPISQFDMYNAEDLGLYKFDILSQRGLGHIKDTISIVQENRGVAIDIHNIPRFMEDKKIIAHLECGNLMGCFYVESPAMRMLLAKLACKDYLTLVAASSIIRPGVAQSGMMREYVLRHQMPDNGESIAHPTMWNLMKETYGIMVYQEDVIKVAHEFAKLDLAEADVLRRGMSGKYRSRNEFQMVREKYFNNCQQLGYEAGLAAEIWRQIESFAGYSFAKGHSASFAVESYQSMFLKAHFPLEFMVGVINNSGGFYQTEFYVHEARKAGATVELPCVNQSHYLTRITQTTIYLGLRHIGNLEQRSIAILLQERRKGNYLNLADFVERTAMSLEQTIILIRIGAFRFTQKSKQALLWEAHFLLNKPLQAPIQDTLFRQPVNSDFKMPALHYDERNDMLDELEILGFTIQPPFKLIDEPDIRGIKAKDIPQYLNQEIQIIGHLVTTKYARTKHGIVMYFGTFLDEEGNWVDTVLFPDVAAKYTFKGKGCYLLRGKVTCEFNFYTLEVNYMRKLHWWNARD